A genomic segment from Propionibacteriaceae bacterium ZF39 encodes:
- a CDS encoding TetR/AcrR family transcriptional regulator, producing MARPKNPQRTSDLLDAAAQVLQERGIAGVTLRPLAAELGVSPRTLLYHFGSKEKLITQAIRHLRHQQPTLAKALAADHQSSTGAVALGEVVRSMWEEQKQEQARPFLALYFELAALAIRDPDTYGTMLHELDHEWTDAITSHLQTRGLDAHEAASRMKMLMIRYRGALHYGLVTGDWDAADAAIHAAVGATDV from the coding sequence GTGGCCCGCCCAAAGAACCCTCAGCGCACCAGTGACCTGCTTGACGCCGCAGCTCAGGTGCTGCAGGAGCGCGGTATCGCCGGTGTCACCCTGCGGCCACTCGCTGCGGAGTTGGGAGTCTCGCCGCGAACGCTGCTGTATCACTTCGGCAGCAAGGAAAAGCTGATCACCCAGGCCATCCGGCACCTCCGCCACCAGCAACCCACACTCGCGAAGGCACTTGCTGCAGACCATCAGTCCAGCACGGGTGCGGTGGCCCTTGGCGAGGTGGTCAGGAGCATGTGGGAGGAGCAGAAGCAGGAGCAAGCGCGGCCCTTCCTCGCGCTGTACTTCGAACTCGCCGCCCTAGCCATCCGCGACCCCGACACGTACGGAACCATGCTCCACGAACTCGACCACGAGTGGACCGACGCGATCACCAGTCATCTACAGACCCGCGGCCTTGATGCGCACGAGGCTGCTTCGCGGATGAAAATGCTGATGATCCGGTACCGCGGGGCACTGCACTACGGGCTCGTCACAGGAGACTGGGACGCGGCTGACGCGGCGATACACGCTGCCGTCGGCGCTACTGACGTGTGA
- a CDS encoding DNA-processing protein DprA, with protein sequence MSGVAGLGVDERRARVVLSLLAEPDDATTGRLLQQRGAVETLRLLDSDAAVPGLSRVDAQVWRDRLSPQEVERLSERLRTVENGGFATLIAGDVEWPRALDDLGERAPYVLFVRGATSFLARPLEDLVTVTGSRASTSYGERVASELAGDLASRERLLVAGGAFGVEGAVHRGALAAGGDTIAVLAVGVDRLYPRGHRDLLNQVADVGALVSELPPGAVPTRHRFLARNRLLAALSGTTVIVEAAARSGALGVAREAHRLGRDVAAVPGPVTSVSSIGTHELLRAGTARLVASANDVEHLPPQHLQERAELSADFQRRNAPVSESPGRSM encoded by the coding sequence ATGTCTGGTGTTGCTGGTCTTGGTGTTGATGAACGTCGTGCCCGGGTGGTGCTGTCGTTGTTGGCCGAGCCCGACGATGCAACGACTGGTCGTCTGCTACAGCAGCGGGGTGCTGTCGAGACTCTGAGGCTGCTCGACAGTGATGCCGCAGTTCCGGGTCTGAGCCGGGTGGATGCACAGGTGTGGCGTGACCGGCTCTCTCCACAGGAGGTCGAGCGGCTCAGTGAGCGGTTGCGGACGGTCGAGAACGGGGGCTTCGCCACGTTGATTGCGGGTGACGTGGAGTGGCCGCGGGCTTTGGATGATCTTGGAGAGCGTGCCCCGTATGTTCTGTTCGTGCGTGGCGCGACGTCGTTCCTCGCGCGCCCGTTGGAGGACCTGGTCACCGTGACCGGTTCTCGTGCGTCCACGTCTTATGGGGAGCGGGTCGCCAGCGAGTTGGCTGGTGATCTGGCGAGTCGGGAGCGCCTGTTGGTCGCTGGTGGTGCTTTTGGGGTCGAGGGTGCAGTGCATCGTGGAGCGTTGGCTGCTGGTGGTGACACGATCGCGGTGCTGGCCGTAGGCGTGGACCGGCTCTACCCTCGCGGGCATCGCGACCTGCTGAACCAGGTCGCTGATGTCGGTGCCCTGGTGAGCGAGCTGCCTCCCGGGGCTGTGCCGACGCGGCATCGCTTCCTAGCTCGCAATCGGCTGCTTGCTGCCTTGTCTGGCACAACGGTGATCGTCGAAGCGGCCGCACGATCAGGAGCCTTGGGCGTGGCCCGAGAAGCGCATCGCTTGGGTCGTGATGTCGCAGCGGTGCCCGGGCCGGTTACGAGCGTGTCGAGTATTGGCACCCACGAGCTTCTCCGCGCAGGAACTGCCCGGCTGGTGGCCTCGGCGAACGACGTCGAGCACCTTCCGCCTCAGCATCTCCAGGAACGGGCGGAACTGTCTGCCGATTTCCAACGGCGCAACGCACCGGTATCCGAGTCGCCCGGCCGCTCGATGTAG
- a CDS encoding sulfate permease: MFRLIWIVSIHTRDFLRRYMPTNIVLDKLRRRRGLKWGVPAMMLAIPYLGVANILTILIDRGAPGWFHLLVLLSIWNAFKFLVMGPVSVVLLVRARAAERRERRLPSRSPAPTA, encoded by the coding sequence ATGTTTCGCCTGATCTGGATCGTCAGCATCCACACGCGTGACTTCCTGCGCCGCTACATGCCGACCAACATCGTGTTGGACAAGCTCCGCAGGCGACGCGGGCTGAAGTGGGGCGTCCCGGCGATGATGCTGGCCATCCCGTACCTCGGGGTCGCGAACATCCTGACGATTCTCATCGACCGCGGTGCGCCGGGGTGGTTCCACCTGCTGGTGCTGCTGTCCATTTGGAACGCGTTCAAGTTCCTAGTGATGGGCCCGGTAAGCGTGGTGTTGTTGGTGCGAGCCCGCGCTGCTGAGCGTCGCGAGCGGCGCTTGCCGTCGCGTTCACCAGCACCGACGGCCTAA
- a CDS encoding DUF3024 domain-containing protein encodes MAMPETDLLRIGRWCRERVPEHLWDQVRVEAEIADRHVTIIETRPPWDGQGDWTLFPVARLRYTVKTGQWSIYWRDRYMKFHEYTRKRPTKNVQSLLDYIGSHQDPIFWG; translated from the coding sequence ATGGCGATGCCCGAGACCGACCTGCTGCGCATCGGCCGCTGGTGCCGTGAACGCGTGCCCGAGCACCTGTGGGATCAAGTGCGGGTAGAAGCCGAGATTGCCGACCGGCACGTCACGATCATCGAGACGAGGCCGCCCTGGGACGGGCAGGGAGACTGGACACTGTTCCCGGTCGCGCGCCTCCGCTATACCGTCAAGACTGGGCAGTGGAGCATCTACTGGCGCGACCGGTACATGAAGTTCCACGAGTACACCCGCAAGCGTCCGACGAAGAACGTCCAGTCACTGCTCGACTACATCGGCAGCCACCAGGATCCAATCTTCTGGGGGTGA
- a CDS encoding IS256 family transposase, which yields MTAPHIIDPARLLGEALSEASPDLMRSLLQTTINALLSADADAIVGAEYGQPSSERLAQRNGYRHRPLDTRVGTIDVAIPKLRTGTYFPEWLLDRRKRAESALITVVADCYLAGVSTRRMDKLVKTLGIDSLSKSQVSRMAGELDQVVEAFRHRPLDDAGPFTFVSADALTIKVREDGRVVNAVVLLATGVNGDGHREVLGMRVATSETGAAWNEFFADLVARGLGGVRLVTSDAHAGLVEAITANLPGAIWQRCRTHYAANLMSITPKSMWPAVKAMLHSVYDQPDAAAVHAQFERLIDYVADALPQVAEHLDAARADLLAFTGFPKKVWRQIWSNNPTERLNKEIRRRTDAVGIFPNRGAITRLVGAVLAEQTDEWVEGRRYLSLEVLTACRLSIVETPEGKEAKPVALPALTA from the coding sequence ATGACCGCTCCACACATCATCGACCCTGCGCGCCTGCTTGGCGAGGCCCTGTCCGAAGCCAGCCCCGACCTGATGCGTAGCCTGTTGCAGACCACGATCAACGCTCTACTGTCCGCAGACGCCGACGCGATCGTGGGAGCCGAGTACGGCCAGCCCAGCAGCGAGCGCCTCGCGCAACGCAATGGCTACCGACACCGCCCCCTGGACACCCGGGTCGGCACGATCGACGTGGCCATCCCCAAACTGCGCACCGGCACCTACTTCCCCGAATGGCTCCTGGACCGTCGAAAGCGCGCTGAGTCCGCACTGATCACCGTGGTCGCGGACTGCTACCTCGCCGGGGTCTCCACCCGCCGCATGGACAAGCTGGTCAAAACGCTCGGGATCGATTCGTTGTCGAAGTCTCAGGTCAGCCGCATGGCAGGCGAGCTCGACCAGGTCGTGGAAGCCTTCCGTCACCGGCCCCTGGACGATGCCGGCCCGTTCACGTTCGTCAGTGCCGACGCCTTGACGATCAAGGTGCGCGAAGACGGGCGCGTCGTGAACGCGGTGGTCCTGCTCGCCACGGGCGTCAACGGTGATGGGCACCGCGAAGTGCTGGGCATGCGCGTGGCCACATCCGAGACAGGGGCTGCGTGGAACGAGTTCTTCGCCGATCTCGTTGCCCGCGGCCTGGGCGGGGTACGCCTGGTCACCAGTGATGCTCACGCGGGTCTGGTCGAAGCGATCACGGCCAACCTGCCCGGCGCGATCTGGCAGCGCTGCCGCACGCACTACGCCGCGAACCTGATGAGCATCACGCCCAAGAGCATGTGGCCGGCCGTCAAAGCCATGCTGCACAGCGTCTACGACCAGCCCGACGCCGCGGCTGTCCACGCGCAGTTCGAGCGGCTCATCGACTACGTCGCCGACGCGCTTCCCCAGGTCGCTGAGCACTTGGACGCGGCGCGCGCGGACCTGTTGGCATTCACGGGTTTCCCGAAGAAGGTGTGGCGTCAGATCTGGTCGAACAACCCCACCGAGCGGTTGAACAAGGAGATCCGTCGGCGTACCGACGCGGTAGGGATCTTCCCCAACCGCGGCGCCATCACGCGCTTGGTCGGCGCGGTGCTCGCCGAGCAGACCGATGAATGGGTCGAGGGGCGCCGCTACCTCAGCCTCGAGGTACTCACCGCGTGCCGGTTGAGCATCGTGGAGACCCCCGAAGGGAAGGAGGCCAAGCCCGTCGCCTTACCCGCTCTAACAGCCTGA
- a CDS encoding helix-turn-helix domain-containing protein — protein sequence MRYKVVVTRVQVAERWVRATDEEDAAKKVQEEFSRPYGYFGSWKDVASEVEVVEAEQTTVIRPNLLSESGPMLLSLKDAGKALGIPYSAVYELTNRGDIEHTKIGSRKYISRESLMAFIKENTHRGYSG from the coding sequence ATGAGGTACAAGGTCGTGGTGACACGCGTGCAGGTCGCCGAGCGGTGGGTGCGGGCGACTGACGAAGAGGACGCGGCGAAGAAGGTGCAGGAGGAGTTCAGCCGTCCGTATGGCTACTTCGGCTCCTGGAAGGACGTCGCATCCGAGGTTGAGGTGGTCGAAGCCGAGCAGACGACGGTGATCCGACCGAATCTGTTGTCCGAGTCCGGGCCGATGCTGCTCTCGCTCAAGGACGCCGGGAAGGCACTCGGCATTCCCTACTCGGCCGTCTACGAGCTGACCAATCGCGGGGATATCGAGCACACGAAGATCGGCAGCAGGAAGTACATCTCCCGCGAGTCTCTGATGGCGTTCATCAAGGAGAACACGCATCGGGGATACTCCGGCTGA
- a CDS encoding DNA methyltransferase, which yields MTPSVPDETRDTHEELLAQLRDLVPGAFLDGELDRDALLGVLGLNETSKPAFSFTWPGIERARQDARVPTTATLVPDEDASLHWSDAHDVLIEGDNLQVLKLLKNGYSRAVKLIYIDPPYNTGDTFTYNDDFAVPERQYLEETGQVDDQGNAMTSRIETGGRKHAPWLTMMFPRLALARHLLRRDGVILVSIDNNEVHHLRLLLDAVFGAENFVDMMTWRGARKGDAKLTGGGQDYVLVYARDRSYLKANDIRWRERKEGLEPIYAKAAELRKKHGDDFDAASKEMRDWYKSLADEDPAKAHAHYNRIDDKGVWFSDNISSPNYRENLIYDWKGYSPPANGWRYERATMERLDAEGRLIYPEDVRRRVQIKSYLHMREEWAPASVFYRDRRGASSSLDSLMGAKVFDDPKSTDVLARLFHAITDDGDLILDFFAGSGSTGQAVWEQNPKDGKTRHWILVQVPEKPDASEESGKNALAAGYETIFEVTAERLRRAATSLQQETLDAPQLGFRIFRTRPTNLVIDKPLLATAELTGQSYLAQVLDHTAGAPVVDGAAPLDVAWEVALKATGTKLDARVTTHDVGGVTVYEFTPAEAQTSSGRLLISLDAFSLATADALGLSDDDTLILRGDQVEDSVTLTLAPRLQSKLILLERVPREVSL from the coding sequence ATGACCCCGTCGGTGCCGGACGAGACGCGAGACACGCACGAAGAGCTGCTCGCCCAGCTCCGAGACCTGGTACCGGGCGCCTTCCTCGACGGCGAGCTTGACCGGGATGCGCTGCTTGGCGTGCTCGGGTTGAACGAGACGTCGAAGCCTGCCTTCTCGTTCACCTGGCCCGGCATCGAGCGGGCGCGCCAGGACGCGCGTGTCCCGACCACGGCAACGCTCGTTCCCGACGAGGATGCGTCCCTGCACTGGTCTGACGCTCACGACGTTCTGATCGAGGGCGACAACCTGCAGGTGCTGAAGCTCCTGAAGAACGGGTACTCGCGAGCCGTCAAGCTGATCTACATCGACCCGCCCTACAACACGGGCGATACCTTCACCTACAACGACGACTTCGCAGTGCCCGAGCGTCAGTACCTTGAGGAGACCGGCCAGGTCGACGACCAGGGCAACGCAATGACCAGCCGGATCGAGACTGGCGGGCGCAAGCACGCGCCGTGGCTGACCATGATGTTCCCGCGCCTCGCGCTGGCTCGCCACCTGCTGCGTCGTGATGGCGTAATCCTTGTCTCCATCGACAACAACGAGGTGCACCACCTGCGGCTCCTGCTCGACGCCGTGTTCGGCGCGGAGAACTTCGTCGACATGATGACCTGGCGCGGTGCCCGTAAGGGTGACGCGAAGCTGACTGGCGGCGGACAGGACTATGTCCTCGTCTACGCCCGTGATCGCTCCTACCTCAAGGCCAACGACATCCGCTGGCGTGAGCGCAAGGAGGGCCTCGAGCCGATCTACGCGAAGGCCGCGGAACTTCGTAAGAAGCATGGAGACGACTTCGACGCCGCGAGCAAGGAAATGCGGGACTGGTACAAGTCACTCGCGGATGAAGACCCGGCAAAGGCGCACGCGCACTACAACCGTATTGATGACAAGGGCGTCTGGTTCTCGGACAACATCTCCAGTCCGAACTACCGCGAGAACCTGATCTACGACTGGAAGGGATACAGCCCGCCAGCGAATGGCTGGCGTTACGAGCGAGCCACGATGGAGCGTCTTGACGCCGAGGGCCGCCTCATCTATCCCGAGGATGTGCGTAGGCGTGTCCAGATCAAGTCGTATCTGCACATGCGCGAGGAGTGGGCTCCCGCGTCCGTCTTCTACCGGGATCGTCGTGGCGCTTCGTCGAGTCTTGACTCACTGATGGGTGCCAAGGTCTTTGACGATCCGAAGAGTACCGACGTGCTTGCCCGTCTGTTCCACGCCATCACCGACGACGGCGACCTGATCCTCGACTTCTTCGCAGGCTCTGGCTCCACCGGTCAGGCGGTGTGGGAGCAGAATCCGAAGGACGGCAAGACCCGCCACTGGATCCTGGTGCAGGTGCCGGAGAAGCCTGATGCGTCCGAGGAATCGGGCAAGAACGCGCTGGCCGCTGGGTACGAGACAATCTTCGAGGTGACGGCGGAGCGGCTGCGCCGTGCCGCCACGTCCCTGCAGCAGGAGACGCTCGACGCTCCGCAGCTCGGCTTCCGGATCTTCCGCACCCGTCCGACGAACCTCGTCATTGACAAGCCGCTCCTCGCGACCGCGGAGCTTACCGGCCAGAGTTACCTGGCGCAGGTGCTCGATCACACGGCGGGAGCTCCGGTTGTCGACGGTGCGGCGCCGCTCGACGTGGCGTGGGAGGTGGCGCTCAAGGCCACGGGTACGAAGCTCGACGCGCGAGTGACGACGCACGACGTCGGTGGCGTGACGGTCTACGAGTTCACGCCTGCCGAGGCGCAGACCTCCTCGGGACGTCTCCTGATCTCGCTGGATGCGTTCTCACTGGCGACGGCGGATGCACTGGGTCTGAGCGACGACGACACGCTGATCCTTCGTGGCGATCAGGTCGAGGACTCGGTGACGCTGACGTTGGCGCCGCGGTTGCAGTCAAAGCTGATTCTTCTGGAGCGGGTGCCTCGTGAAGTTTCGCTTTGA
- a CDS encoding DEAD/DEAH box helicase family protein — translation MKFRFDDQPHQSAAVSAVVDLFEGALVPPRDALAGQAPGADGHAGFTLERDVLTDNLRTITAREAVESQAQLELLAETDLEGTDREFPNFSVEMETGTGKTYVYISTALRLAELYGLRKFVILVHSIAIRAGVVKTFEQTEEHFRLKYPGVPYKWGVLGENSALNDFTEPSGTVQFLVASVQALDKPDTNTLYASAEQPQLWGDALSGVQQIAKARPVVLIDEPQNMATPLRRQAIATLNPLVALRYSATHKEPFNLVHRLGPKQAAEAGLVKRVSVKGIVAGEDGKPYVRLDKLRSVRKRLMAEAVIDKAGGKRVPVVLQNGTDLFEESGSLPQYRGLVVDSIERKPDRVIFENGLVVHAGTETGVDAEAVWRDQIRHTIRTHLARQGQIDSMNRGVKALSLFFVERVADYAGDEAVLPAMFDELFREEWLRAGYPENEMPDAAELRVAYFPSTKTGILKDTSGRASDAELEARAYQEIIANKELILDRANPRAFIFSHSALKEGWDNPNVFQVGFLRHTRSELERRQQLGRGLRLPVDQSGHRVMDPAINRLTLIVDESFTEFRDGLNAEYIASGGGSGDTGPEVDNADNEVIVRRRPALFDSPEFAELWKRIRYKARYRVTVEPEALRIVVAASEHLADLEFIERRANVVQSADLVYDDEGHVITADSAVAESRGERIVVVGQRLPDVVQLIEDQLQYGKFPLQLTRPTVAGIVREILNYPERDYARHVLDDPDRWARIVANAIRIETIEQMVRGISYEPIEESDWWDAEVVFLEVESKNPPQPLPGNPDPKNGVIAAPEGGVNLYDHVDYDSHVERAFAAQLENNREHVKLFTKLPRRFRVRTPVGEYSPDWAIVYDENGTQRLYLVRETKDTRNLDDLDWDEAMRIRFADHHFDAAPIGPVDYNYTTDTHGLLIGEGGAD, via the coding sequence GTGAAGTTTCGCTTTGATGATCAGCCGCACCAGTCGGCCGCCGTCTCTGCGGTGGTCGACCTGTTTGAGGGTGCCCTGGTGCCACCGCGCGACGCGCTTGCTGGGCAGGCGCCTGGTGCGGACGGGCATGCGGGGTTCACACTGGAGCGCGATGTCCTCACCGACAATCTGAGGACGATCACCGCCCGCGAGGCCGTTGAGTCGCAGGCTCAGCTTGAGTTGCTGGCGGAGACAGATCTCGAGGGTACCGATCGTGAGTTCCCGAACTTCTCCGTCGAGATGGAGACGGGTACCGGCAAGACCTACGTGTATATCTCGACGGCGCTGCGTCTGGCGGAGCTGTATGGGCTGCGGAAGTTCGTGATCCTGGTGCACTCGATCGCGATTCGTGCTGGCGTGGTGAAGACGTTTGAGCAGACCGAGGAGCACTTCCGGCTGAAGTATCCCGGCGTCCCGTACAAGTGGGGTGTGCTCGGGGAGAACTCGGCACTGAACGACTTCACCGAGCCGTCGGGCACGGTGCAGTTCCTGGTCGCGAGCGTGCAGGCTCTCGATAAGCCGGACACGAACACCCTCTATGCCAGCGCTGAGCAGCCGCAGCTGTGGGGCGATGCGCTCAGCGGTGTGCAGCAGATCGCGAAGGCTCGCCCGGTCGTCCTGATCGATGAGCCCCAGAACATGGCGACGCCGCTGCGCCGTCAGGCGATCGCCACCCTGAATCCGCTGGTGGCGTTGCGCTACAGCGCGACCCACAAGGAGCCGTTCAACCTCGTGCACCGGCTTGGCCCGAAGCAGGCGGCAGAGGCTGGCCTGGTCAAGCGGGTATCGGTCAAGGGCATTGTCGCAGGCGAGGACGGCAAGCCCTACGTCCGCCTCGACAAGCTCCGCAGCGTCCGCAAGCGTCTGATGGCTGAGGCCGTCATCGACAAGGCCGGCGGCAAGCGGGTGCCGGTGGTGCTGCAGAACGGCACCGACCTGTTCGAGGAGTCCGGCAGTCTGCCACAGTACCGCGGCCTGGTGGTTGACAGCATCGAGCGCAAGCCCGACCGGGTGATCTTCGAGAACGGTCTCGTCGTGCACGCCGGAACTGAGACCGGTGTCGATGCCGAGGCGGTCTGGCGTGACCAGATCCGCCACACGATCCGCACGCACCTGGCCCGTCAGGGGCAGATCGATTCGATGAACCGTGGCGTCAAGGCGCTGTCGCTGTTCTTCGTCGAGCGCGTGGCTGATTACGCCGGTGACGAGGCGGTGCTGCCCGCGATGTTCGATGAGCTGTTCCGTGAGGAGTGGCTGCGCGCCGGCTATCCCGAGAACGAGATGCCCGACGCGGCCGAGCTGCGGGTAGCATACTTCCCATCGACCAAGACGGGCATCCTGAAGGACACCTCCGGGCGAGCCTCGGACGCTGAGCTGGAGGCGCGGGCGTACCAGGAGATCATCGCCAACAAGGAACTCATTCTTGATCGCGCCAATCCGCGCGCGTTCATTTTCTCCCACTCCGCGCTCAAGGAGGGCTGGGATAACCCGAACGTCTTCCAGGTCGGGTTCCTGCGCCACACCCGCTCCGAGCTGGAGCGTCGCCAGCAGCTCGGCCGCGGCCTGCGTCTGCCGGTCGACCAGTCCGGTCACCGTGTCATGGACCCGGCGATCAACCGGCTCACGCTCATCGTCGACGAGTCCTTCACCGAGTTCCGTGACGGCCTGAACGCCGAATACATCGCCTCTGGTGGCGGCTCCGGCGATACAGGCCCTGAGGTCGACAACGCCGACAACGAGGTCATCGTCCGCAGGCGCCCTGCCCTGTTCGACAGCCCCGAGTTCGCTGAGCTGTGGAAGCGCATCCGCTACAAGGCGCGCTACCGCGTCACCGTGGAGCCAGAGGCACTCCGCATCGTGGTCGCCGCATCGGAGCACCTGGCCGACCTCGAATTCATCGAGCGCCGCGCCAACGTTGTGCAGTCCGCCGATCTCGTTTACGACGACGAGGGGCACGTCATCACAGCAGACTCTGCCGTGGCCGAGTCGCGCGGTGAGCGCATCGTCGTCGTAGGCCAGCGCCTGCCTGACGTCGTGCAGCTCATTGAGGACCAGCTGCAGTACGGCAAGTTCCCCCTCCAGCTCACCCGACCCACCGTGGCCGGGATCGTGCGCGAGATCCTGAACTACCCCGAACGCGACTACGCCCGGCACGTCCTCGACGACCCTGACCGCTGGGCACGAATCGTGGCGAACGCCATCCGCATAGAGACGATCGAGCAGATGGTCCGCGGCATTAGCTACGAACCCATCGAGGAATCCGACTGGTGGGACGCGGAGGTCGTCTTCCTCGAGGTCGAGTCCAAGAACCCGCCGCAGCCTCTGCCCGGCAACCCTGACCCCAAGAACGGTGTCATCGCCGCACCCGAGGGCGGCGTGAACCTCTACGACCACGTCGACTACGACAGTCACGTCGAGCGCGCCTTCGCCGCGCAGCTAGAGAACAACCGCGAGCACGTCAAGCTGTTCACCAAACTGCCGCGCCGCTTCCGCGTCCGCACACCTGTGGGCGAATACTCGCCGGACTGGGCCATTGTCTACGACGAGAACGGCACCCAGCGGCTGTACCTCGTCCGCGAGACCAAGGACACCCGCAACCTTGACGACCTCGACTGGGACGAGGCGATGCGCATCCGCTTTGCGGACCACCACTTCGACGCCGCACCGATCGGGCCGGTCGACTACAACTACACGACCGACACGCACGGGCTGCTGATTGGCGAAGGAGGTGCAGACTGA
- a CDS encoding DUF1837 domain-containing protein, which yields MTESNTDDSQVADGSGVGALMADPVLPLSLMNRDRFLGLFYDPERFDIHAKTVMHLHVLRIDGGDFAIKPLFKELVNNSISYVLSRQNLGKLTSDLSRMGEFFRKAQIQFKAPDPNAGEGGELLLYSFLEAHLGAPKILSKMELKTSSEHYVHGTDGVHLLEVAPGDYQLIFGESKMYGDVVGTVGSSARRGVKAAFASMGKVQEDDFDFDTWLVESELLKESLDDDKVELLASILLPPASGAPAITKSNAFGVFIGFELDVTTFPFADHTAEEIETHLRDLALAAITAEVDTINAEIQNRGLGGYQFHIYVVPFLKRNVNGTVRGVEDIRIDLASELSGKNLRPPKDKAKK from the coding sequence ATGACGGAGAGCAACACGGATGATTCGCAAGTTGCCGACGGATCCGGAGTCGGTGCGTTGATGGCCGATCCCGTTCTTCCTCTCTCGCTCATGAATCGTGACCGATTCTTGGGCCTGTTCTACGACCCGGAACGCTTCGACATCCACGCGAAGACGGTCATGCACCTGCATGTCCTGCGTATCGACGGCGGAGACTTCGCGATCAAGCCGCTGTTCAAGGAGCTGGTGAACAACAGCATCAGTTACGTGCTGTCGCGGCAGAACCTGGGCAAGCTCACGAGCGATCTCAGCCGCATGGGTGAGTTCTTTAGGAAAGCGCAGATCCAGTTCAAAGCGCCGGATCCCAACGCGGGCGAAGGCGGAGAGCTGCTCCTCTACTCCTTCCTCGAAGCTCACCTTGGGGCGCCGAAGATCCTCTCGAAGATGGAACTCAAGACGTCGTCAGAGCACTACGTACACGGCACAGATGGGGTGCATCTGCTCGAGGTTGCTCCGGGCGACTACCAGCTGATCTTCGGAGAGTCCAAGATGTACGGCGATGTCGTCGGGACTGTCGGGTCGAGCGCTCGTCGTGGTGTGAAGGCAGCCTTTGCAAGCATGGGCAAGGTTCAAGAGGACGACTTCGATTTCGATACCTGGCTCGTCGAGTCCGAGCTTCTCAAGGAGAGTCTCGACGACGACAAGGTCGAACTTCTGGCATCGATACTCTTGCCGCCGGCCTCGGGGGCGCCCGCGATCACGAAGTCGAATGCATTTGGGGTTTTCATCGGCTTCGAGCTGGACGTGACCACCTTCCCGTTCGCAGACCATACGGCCGAGGAAATTGAGACACATCTGCGCGATCTCGCCCTCGCGGCTATAACCGCTGAAGTTGACACCATCAATGCTGAGATTCAGAACCGCGGGCTTGGCGGGTACCAATTCCACATCTACGTGGTGCCGTTCCTGAAACGAAATGTCAACGGCACTGTGCGTGGCGTCGAGGACATCCGAATTGATCTCGCTTCTGAGCTCAGCGGCAAGAACCTACGCCCACCGAAGGATAAGGCGAAGAAGTGA